A DNA window from Maribellus comscasis contains the following coding sequences:
- a CDS encoding imelysin family protein codes for MKKCINNLVLLGLLLFVSYSCDNDDDITGSEQDNLLTEILTDYTDKTVIATYTSMADNSILLTTALEEFEDGITDEEVVAAANAWKDTREHWEKSEAFLFGPAAFNNLDPLLDTWPLDKNQLDQVLADVESGEIEMSAGYVRDNLGASLRGFHAVEYLLFRDGQARTAADITATEYSYLKAVALILAQDCITLESWWIGTDNLSANKQSILAEAEIETGDAFGDEIKSAGLAGSRYNTQFSAVEEIIQGAMDIADEVGNAKIADPVESKNVLDVESWYSWNSLTDFQNNIRSIENAYLGGADENNRGTSISAFVADNDASLDTEIKTNITTALSKIDAIGEPFRNNLDNESGTSEAIAACTELFDSLQKIKNLLQ; via the coding sequence ATGAAAAAATGTATCAATAATTTAGTATTGCTGGGTTTGCTCTTGTTTGTTAGTTATTCATGTGATAATGATGACGACATAACAGGCTCGGAACAAGACAATCTTCTGACAGAAATATTAACAGATTATACGGATAAAACTGTAATTGCTACCTATACTTCCATGGCTGACAATTCGATTCTGCTGACAACTGCGCTGGAAGAGTTTGAAGACGGAATCACCGATGAAGAAGTGGTTGCTGCTGCCAATGCATGGAAAGATACGCGTGAACACTGGGAGAAAAGTGAAGCCTTTTTATTTGGACCTGCCGCATTTAATAACCTTGACCCCCTGCTCGACACCTGGCCCCTGGATAAAAACCAACTTGACCAGGTATTAGCTGATGTTGAAAGTGGAGAAATAGAAATGAGTGCCGGCTATGTGCGCGACAATCTAGGAGCCTCTTTACGTGGTTTTCATGCTGTTGAATACCTGTTGTTCAGGGATGGCCAGGCAAGAACCGCAGCCGATATAACTGCAACAGAATATAGTTATTTAAAAGCCGTGGCCCTTATTCTTGCCCAGGACTGTATTACTCTTGAATCATGGTGGATTGGCACCGACAATCTTAGTGCCAACAAACAAAGTATCCTTGCAGAAGCAGAAATAGAAACCGGTGACGCATTTGGTGATGAAATAAAAAGTGCCGGGCTTGCCGGAAGTCGCTATAATACACAGTTCTCGGCCGTTGAAGAAATTATTCAGGGAGCGATGGACATTGCAGATGAAGTCGGGAATGCAAAAATCGCCGATCCGGTTGAATCCAAAAATGTTTTGGATGTTGAATCATGGTACAGTTGGAATTCGCTGACTGATTTTCAGAATAATATCAGAAGCATTGAAAATGCCTACCTGGGAGGAGCCGATGAAAATAACCGGGGAACAAGCATTTCTGCTTTTGTTGCCGACAATGATGCTTCGCTTGATACGGAAATAAAAACAAACATTACAACTGCACTTTCAAAGATCGATGCGATTGGGGAACCTTTCAGAAATAATCTTGACAATGAAAGTGGAACTTCTGAAGCAATTGCCGCCTGCACCGAGTTATTTGACTCCCTGCAAAAAATCAAAAATCTGCTTCAATAA
- a CDS encoding di-heme oxidoredictase family protein has protein sequence MKLFCTKNIFLLPVVLLLASCAKDDTIGTPEVEVLAEEYYSGGINGTVFNETSKCFEQPSPAISDLNAFLNGEAFFEGSFVSDSDVPFGGLGPVYIKTSCISCHPGYGRAQRVDDFSIDHGNGYIAFVHMPDGSIVPGFTVMLQTHAVAPFVPPAEGVDITWNQFVDEYGNKYPDGTPYNEGKAIEGTLIYPTAELINCIMDLPAEYKVSIEATIGIYGTGLLDAIADESIIDEYERQQAMDGVIKGQHGPWITESFDGKQHLGKFTWHCSRATLQNGPGYNALYSISNITREDRPNLYATTQWMEKQHELGIDTTGLHGPQKAELSYDDLLDFMVWHRGLAVPAARNLDDPDVQQGKNLFYEGKCAECHKPSWTTGDYEYIPEYSNQKIWPYTDLLMHDMGDENQGRFRTYRTPPLWGRGLMNKAANHTDMFHDLRARNFEEAILWHFGEAEDSREFFRNLAKEDRKALILFCASI, from the coding sequence ATGAAACTATTCTGTACAAAAAACATCTTTTTACTTCCTGTGGTTCTCCTTTTGGCTTCATGTGCAAAGGATGATACAATTGGGACACCAGAAGTTGAAGTCCTTGCAGAGGAATATTATTCAGGAGGGATCAATGGAACGGTTTTTAACGAAACATCAAAATGTTTCGAACAACCGTCGCCTGCTATTTCAGATCTTAATGCTTTCCTAAATGGAGAAGCCTTTTTTGAAGGCAGTTTTGTTTCAGATTCCGATGTACCTTTTGGAGGTTTGGGACCTGTTTATATTAAAACATCTTGTATTTCGTGTCATCCCGGATACGGAAGAGCACAACGTGTCGACGATTTTTCGATTGACCACGGAAACGGATATATTGCTTTTGTTCACATGCCCGATGGGTCAATTGTCCCCGGATTTACAGTAATGTTACAAACACACGCTGTTGCACCTTTTGTACCGCCAGCCGAAGGAGTTGACATAACGTGGAATCAGTTTGTAGATGAATATGGGAATAAATATCCTGACGGAACGCCATACAATGAGGGGAAGGCAATTGAAGGGACATTGATTTACCCAACTGCCGAACTTATAAATTGTATTATGGATTTACCGGCAGAATATAAAGTTTCCATCGAAGCAACCATAGGAATCTACGGAACCGGTTTACTGGATGCCATTGCCGATGAAAGTATAATTGATGAATACGAACGGCAACAGGCGATGGATGGCGTTATAAAGGGGCAGCACGGACCGTGGATTACCGAAAGTTTTGACGGAAAACAACACCTTGGAAAATTTACCTGGCATTGCAGTAGGGCTACCTTACAAAACGGACCGGGATACAACGCTTTGTACAGCATTTCAAATATTACAAGGGAAGACCGCCCCAATCTTTATGCAACTACACAATGGATGGAAAAACAACACGAACTCGGGATAGATACCACCGGATTACATGGCCCGCAGAAAGCAGAACTTTCTTATGATGATTTGCTTGATTTTATGGTCTGGCACAGAGGACTTGCTGTTCCTGCCGCCCGAAACCTCGATGATCCTGATGTGCAGCAAGGCAAAAATCTTTTTTATGAAGGGAAATGTGCAGAATGCCATAAACCCTCGTGGACAACTGGAGATTACGAATACATTCCCGAATATTCAAACCAAAAAATCTGGCCATACACCGATCTTCTGATGCATGACATGGGAGACGAAAACCAGGGCAGATTTCGTACTTACCGCACACCTCCGCTGTGGGGACGCGGATTAATGAACAAAGCAGCCAACCATACAGATATGTTCCATGATTTGCGCGCCCGCAATTTTGAAGAAGCTATTCTATGGCATTTTGGAGAAGCTGAAGATTCACGTGAATTTTTTAGAAACTTAGCAAAAGAAGACAGGAAAGCATTAATCCTGTTTTGTGCATCAATATAA
- a CDS encoding di-heme oxidoredictase family protein, producing MKRSACRGLFLFFLIAFFASCTKEVETVPTKIEGEKAGGETTVYLQSSTAISSPAPNLTADNLEKHLKGDAAFEDIFVSGDSPVNGGLGPIFNNNSCISCHPGDGRAAFPTGLNDISGFFFKISVPGTDENNGPAPVQGFGTQLQHQANYGYAKEAEMAVEYKNIEMIFDDGTAITLKKPVYSIINPYTALPANVMLSPRIGMPVFGLGLLEAISEDDILANADMNDMDGDGISGKPNYVWDPVSETTALGRFGWKAGTPSVLVQSAGAYNEDMGVTNPVKPVESSYGQTNGDNTEHAVELDMETLDNVTFYAMTLGVPAGRNFDNPEVIQGRKLFEKINCTACHIPSFTTGHIEGIPEISNQKIYPYTDMLLHDMGDGLADNRPEYLANGKEWKTRPLWGIGLTNLANGHTHFLHDGRAANLTEAILWHGGEAEKSRDEFMKLSKSERDALLTFLNAL from the coding sequence ATGAAGAGGTCAGCGTGCAGAGGATTATTTTTATTTTTTTTGATTGCTTTTTTTGCATCTTGTACAAAAGAAGTAGAAACAGTTCCAACTAAAATTGAAGGAGAAAAAGCCGGTGGAGAAACAACCGTTTATCTGCAAAGCAGCACAGCCATTTCAAGCCCGGCACCCAATTTAACAGCCGATAATCTTGAAAAACATTTAAAAGGGGATGCCGCTTTTGAGGATATATTTGTTTCAGGAGATTCTCCTGTAAACGGCGGGCTTGGCCCAATTTTCAACAACAATTCCTGTATTTCCTGTCACCCGGGCGACGGCCGTGCAGCCTTCCCAACCGGGCTTAATGATATCAGTGGATTTTTCTTTAAAATAAGTGTACCGGGTACGGATGAAAACAATGGCCCGGCACCGGTTCAAGGATTTGGAACGCAGTTGCAACATCAGGCCAATTATGGTTATGCCAAAGAAGCAGAAATGGCAGTCGAATATAAAAACATTGAAATGATTTTTGATGACGGCACTGCAATAACATTAAAAAAACCGGTTTATTCCATTATTAATCCTTACACAGCCTTACCTGCAAATGTAATGTTATCTCCGCGAATCGGAATGCCTGTTTTTGGACTCGGACTTCTGGAAGCAATTTCAGAGGATGATATACTTGCCAATGCAGATATGAATGATATGGATGGTGACGGAATATCGGGAAAACCAAATTATGTATGGGACCCTGTTTCGGAAACAACCGCTCTTGGCCGTTTTGGATGGAAAGCCGGAACACCCAGTGTTTTGGTGCAGTCGGCCGGAGCCTACAACGAAGATATGGGAGTTACAAATCCGGTAAAACCTGTGGAAAGTTCCTACGGTCAAACCAATGGCGACAACACTGAACATGCCGTTGAGTTAGATATGGAAACCCTCGACAATGTTACTTTTTATGCCATGACACTTGGTGTGCCGGCCGGAAGAAATTTTGATAACCCCGAAGTGATACAGGGTCGAAAATTGTTCGAAAAAATAAACTGTACAGCCTGTCATATTCCGTCATTCACCACGGGTCACATTGAAGGCATCCCGGAAATAAGTAATCAAAAAATATATCCCTACACTGACATGCTTTTACACGACATGGGCGACGGTCTGGCCGATAACAGACCCGAATATCTGGCAAATGGCAAAGAGTGGAAAACAAGACCACTGTGGGGAATCGGGCTTACCAATCTGGCCAACGGGCATACCCATTTTTTACACGATGGAAGAGCAGCCAACCTAACAGAAGCCATTTTGTGGCATGGTGGAGAAGCTGAAAAATCGAGAGACGAATTTATGAAACTGAGTAAATCGGAACGCGATGCTTTACTCACTTTTCTAAATGCACTTTAA
- a CDS encoding response regulator transcription factor — translation MAYQIKKITVVIAVSQVLTRLGIKTFLSVIGIEPEYKELAHLDELDSVIPAGAKSYLIIEQSLLVKPESEYLKNISRKYGKSKILIIGNRVIENCPCSHFVLNSDNRQEILEKFQDFFSERDDTSTVNGAEDILSDRETEVLKEVARGLANKEIADKLYISINTVITHRKNITEKLGVKTVSALTVYALMNKLITPEEAIK, via the coding sequence GTGGCGTATCAAATTAAGAAAATAACAGTAGTTATTGCAGTTTCGCAGGTTTTAACAAGGCTTGGGATCAAAACATTCTTAAGCGTAATTGGTATCGAGCCGGAGTACAAGGAACTTGCTCATTTGGATGAGCTCGATTCTGTTATTCCAGCCGGGGCGAAATCGTATTTAATCATAGAACAGTCATTATTGGTAAAGCCGGAATCGGAGTACCTTAAGAATATTTCAAGAAAATACGGTAAGAGCAAAATACTGATTATTGGTAACCGCGTGATTGAAAATTGCCCGTGCAGTCATTTTGTGCTCAACAGTGACAACCGGCAGGAAATACTTGAGAAATTTCAGGATTTTTTTAGCGAAAGAGACGACACATCGACAGTAAATGGTGCCGAGGATATTTTAAGCGACCGGGAAACGGAAGTGCTGAAAGAGGTTGCAAGAGGATTAGCCAACAAAGAAATTGCCGACAAGTTATACATCAGCATCAATACGGTAATTACCCATCGGAAAAATATTACTGAAAAACTTGGGGTCAAAACTGTGTCGGCGCTTACGGTTTATGCTTTAATGAATAAATTGATAACACCCGAGGAAGCAATAAAATAG
- a CDS encoding hemerythrin domain-containing protein, whose translation MSKYTLFSAQMKMADIVYHNYLLIPVLGRFGIKYGFRNKTVEEVCRQYNINTWFFLEIVNAYHNRDYFPTEKLRDFSFSDIIAYLVNTHRYFQKVKIPEIQVFIDELMNSAPEENSKNIKLLDDFFKKYVEEIDLHFSHEEDDVFPYIEQIGQAIDSGNVAEELIERIINEPIEEYERQHDNLEIKLNDLKNLIIKYLPPHDNVELVQKLLMELFRVEIDLNDHSRIEEKVLVPKVKSFEQSILKKSGVSN comes from the coding sequence ATGAGTAAATACACATTATTTTCGGCACAAATGAAAATGGCCGATATCGTTTATCATAATTATTTATTAATACCGGTGTTGGGGAGATTTGGTATAAAATACGGTTTTAGGAATAAAACGGTTGAGGAGGTATGTCGGCAATATAACATAAACACCTGGTTTTTTCTTGAGATTGTGAATGCTTATCATAACCGGGATTATTTTCCAACAGAAAAACTGAGAGACTTTTCGTTTTCCGATATTATAGCTTATTTGGTTAATACACATCGTTATTTTCAAAAAGTTAAAATACCTGAAATTCAGGTTTTTATTGATGAACTGATGAATTCTGCTCCGGAAGAGAACAGTAAAAATATCAAGTTGCTTGATGATTTTTTTAAAAAATATGTAGAAGAAATTGATTTGCATTTTTCACACGAAGAGGATGATGTTTTTCCTTACATAGAACAAATTGGACAGGCTATCGATTCCGGAAATGTAGCCGAAGAACTTATTGAAAGAATTATTAATGAGCCGATTGAAGAATACGAGAGACAACATGATAATCTGGAAATAAAACTTAATGATCTTAAAAACCTGATTATTAAATATCTGCCTCCGCACGATAATGTTGAATTGGTACAGAAATTACTTATGGAACTGTTTCGGGTAGAAATTGATTTGAATGACCATTCCCGTATTGAGGAGAAAGTGCTGGTTCCCAAAGTCAAATCTTTTGAACAAAGTATTCTGAAAAAAAGTGGCGTATCAAATTAA
- a CDS encoding dicarboxylate/amino acid:cation symporter — protein sequence MKIIKLKLHWQILIALILSVFFGYFVPDGVKYVAWMGDIFLRALKMVIIPLIFSSIISGVTSMGEGKNLGRLGLKTLTYYLGTSTLAIVTGLFVVNIVKPGIGVEMGFTQSVEGLAENAGSVKDIFYRLIPDNVVDAMAQGSILSVIFFAVIFGFFITKVEGKYKDSLTTFFDAIFEVMMKITLFIIKFTPFGIFGIVAREVARNSDQLASIAGSLAIYSLCVFVALMIHAFVSLPLIVRFIGKARPFAHMKNMITPLLTAFSTSSSSATLPLTMDALENNSGVSNKISSFTLPLGATINMDGTALYECIAAMFIAQVYGVELSIAQQALVVVTALLASIGAAGIPMAGLVMITVVLTAVGLPLEGIGLILAVDRILDMIRTSVNVWSDSCGAVTIARSENEETSVAI from the coding sequence GTGAAAATAATAAAATTAAAACTTCACTGGCAAATACTAATTGCATTAATCCTTTCTGTATTTTTTGGATATTTTGTGCCCGATGGGGTTAAATATGTTGCGTGGATGGGCGATATTTTTCTAAGGGCCTTAAAAATGGTGATTATACCTCTCATTTTTAGCTCAATAATTAGTGGTGTCACAAGTATGGGGGAAGGAAAAAACCTCGGCCGGCTCGGACTGAAAACACTCACCTACTATCTGGGAACAAGTACACTTGCGATTGTTACCGGCTTGTTTGTTGTAAATATTGTAAAACCCGGAATAGGTGTTGAAATGGGTTTTACCCAATCGGTTGAAGGGCTGGCTGAAAATGCAGGTTCGGTAAAAGACATTTTTTATCGTTTAATCCCCGACAATGTTGTTGACGCAATGGCGCAGGGCTCTATTTTATCGGTGATTTTCTTCGCGGTGATTTTTGGTTTTTTTATCACCAAAGTTGAAGGAAAATATAAAGACTCGCTGACTACTTTTTTTGATGCCATCTTTGAGGTGATGATGAAAATAACCTTGTTCATTATAAAATTTACACCATTTGGAATTTTTGGTATTGTTGCCCGCGAAGTTGCCCGCAACTCGGATCAGCTAGCAAGTATTGCAGGGAGTTTGGCCATTTACAGTCTCTGTGTTTTTGTTGCTCTTATGATACATGCTTTTGTTTCTCTGCCTTTAATTGTTCGTTTTATAGGAAAAGCCAGGCCATTTGCCCACATGAAAAATATGATTACCCCGCTGCTAACCGCTTTCTCCACATCTTCATCAAGTGCTACGTTGCCGCTGACGATGGATGCTTTGGAGAATAACAGCGGTGTATCAAATAAAATATCAAGTTTTACATTGCCGCTTGGAGCCACAATAAATATGGATGGTACCGCACTTTACGAGTGTATTGCGGCCATGTTTATCGCACAGGTTTACGGCGTTGAACTGAGTATCGCCCAGCAGGCATTGGTAGTAGTCACAGCTTTACTTGCATCGATTGGTGCTGCCGGAATTCCAATGGCCGGACTGGTAATGATAACTGTTGTATTAACTGCCGTGGGACTGCCACTGGAAGGAATTGGATTGATTCTGGCAGTAGACCGGATTCTGGATATGATTCGTACTTCTGTTAACGTTTGGAGCGACAGTTGTGGTGCAGTAACCATTGCCCGTTCAGAGAATGAGGAAACCAGCGTTGCCATTTAG
- a CDS encoding sensor histidine kinase produces the protein MKIFKYRILNHILFWIFIYAFYTIPFILSYGFETDAFINLIYLPFDILTVYFVISFLIPRFFINNRNLPVLLIGVLTAFTLNILISRYINFVIQPRLGFWVSRKALTVELFYSLLSNFMIVGTASALKLFSYSTKIQLNQSELERKTVQSELGILRSQVNPHFLFNVLNNIDALIFEDKEKASNAIFLLSKIMRYMLQESAEEKVRLDRELTYIEDYLELAKLSFENPKFLKFETTGSSARKLIPPLLFIPIIENAVKHCNKQVKSPGIQISFKIENEFIELKTSNHVKRNDFKLPDNSSGNGLKIVRKRLKLIYGENFIFDINRDMDKFDVYLKVPLS, from the coding sequence ATGAAAATCTTTAAATATCGGATTTTAAACCATATCCTTTTTTGGATATTTATTTATGCATTTTACACCATACCTTTTATTTTGTCGTATGGATTTGAAACCGATGCTTTTATAAATCTGATTTATCTACCGTTTGATATTCTCACGGTTTATTTTGTTATTAGCTTTTTGATTCCCCGTTTTTTTATCAACAACCGCAATCTCCCTGTGCTTTTAATTGGTGTGTTAACCGCTTTTACACTTAATATTCTTATTTCCAGATATATCAATTTTGTAATACAACCGCGGCTTGGTTTTTGGGTAAGCCGGAAAGCTCTAACAGTAGAACTTTTTTACTCACTTCTTTCCAATTTTATGATTGTCGGAACTGCTTCCGCTCTGAAACTATTTAGTTACTCTACAAAAATACAACTCAACCAATCGGAGCTGGAAAGAAAGACAGTACAATCTGAATTAGGTATTTTACGCTCACAGGTAAATCCGCATTTTTTGTTTAATGTTTTGAACAACATTGATGCATTAATCTTCGAAGACAAAGAGAAAGCTTCAAATGCCATATTCCTGCTTTCAAAAATTATGCGTTATATGTTACAGGAGTCTGCCGAAGAAAAAGTCAGGCTGGATAGGGAACTAACTTATATCGAGGATTATCTTGAACTGGCCAAACTGAGTTTTGAGAATCCTAAATTTTTAAAGTTTGAGACAACAGGTTCCTCTGCCCGCAAATTGATTCCGCCACTTCTGTTTATACCGATTATCGAAAATGCAGTAAAACACTGTAACAAACAGGTAAAATCGCCCGGCATTCAGATTTCATTCAAAATTGAAAATGAATTTATTGAATTAAAAACCTCAAACCATGTCAAACGAAACGATTTTAAACTACCCGATAACAGCAGCGGCAACGGACTAAAAATAGTGAGAAAAAGACTAAAACTCATTTACGGAGAAAATTTCATTTTTGATATTAATCGCGATATGGATAAATTTGATGTTTACCTAAAAGTACCTTTATCATGA
- a CDS encoding LytR/AlgR family response regulator transcription factor produces the protein MKMNCIAVDDEILALKKIKRYADKIDYLNLLGTFDNALSTFSFLRENKIDLIFLDIQMDEFTGIQLLETIKDPPYVILTTAYDEYALKAYELDVMDYLLKPIPFERFVKAVEKVYARFLREATHKNHQTSGEVHQTATAPDYTFIKSGNKTVKVYFNKILYIEGMRDYLQIHTEDSKIMTLLNFKTIQEVLDPKKFIRVHKSYIIAIDKIDYIENNAIKIKNKLIPVSNSYKVPFFNMLNKKNFI, from the coding sequence ATGAAAATGAATTGTATTGCCGTTGACGACGAAATTTTGGCCCTGAAAAAAATAAAAAGGTACGCAGATAAGATTGATTATTTAAATCTGCTGGGAACTTTTGACAATGCCCTCTCTACATTTTCATTTCTTCGTGAAAATAAAATCGACCTCATTTTCCTCGATATACAAATGGACGAATTTACAGGTATCCAGCTTCTGGAGACGATAAAAGATCCGCCCTATGTAATTTTAACCACAGCCTACGATGAATATGCTTTAAAAGCCTACGAACTGGATGTGATGGATTATCTTTTAAAACCTATCCCTTTTGAACGTTTCGTAAAGGCGGTGGAAAAAGTATATGCCCGTTTCCTGAGAGAGGCCACCCACAAAAACCACCAGACTTCAGGTGAAGTTCATCAAACTGCAACAGCCCCCGATTATACATTTATAAAATCGGGGAATAAAACGGTAAAAGTTTATTTTAATAAAATTCTGTACATTGAAGGGATGCGCGATTATCTTCAAATTCACACAGAGGACAGTAAAATAATGACCTTGCTAAATTTCAAAACCATACAGGAGGTACTTGACCCAAAAAAATTTATCAGAGTGCATAAATCGTATATTATTGCCATTGACAAAATCGACTACATTGAAAATAACGCAATAAAAATAAAGAACAAACTCATTCCCGTAAGCAACAGCTATAAAGTGCCATTTTTTAATATGCTGAATAAAAAGAATTTTATTTAA
- a CDS encoding serine hydrolase domain-containing protein, with protein MELKKLKFVIFLLAILIGLTNCKKHNNDIVYNKKYIDAIKKARKDFSFYLTSNSIPGGSIAISKGGELVYSEAMGLASKDLDVPATRNTKFRIGSLTELFTSLTYQLLVEKGTLHPDSSVQYYMPEFPEKKYKITLENLVNNTSGMRPEGSGKEYTNKFNLSLQKGIDSFKDDSLMAEPGYYQYASSLNYNLLGAVMEKATHKNFEKIVKELVTDTLHLENTVFDHPLGTIKGRSDFYDHNIVALLINAISIDLRSQAPSKGLLSNAEDLVKLGNAFLFSDYISEDIKKRIFSLSTLKSGLLAQNSNGWLVLEDNYGREVYARTGSVVGGGATILIFPEEELIVACTVNTTMDMQEPPDYKIATYFLPEPEKPQQTPGEASDSTATDK; from the coding sequence ATGGAATTAAAAAAATTGAAATTCGTTATTTTTTTACTGGCCATTTTAATTGGTCTAACCAATTGTAAAAAACATAACAACGACATCGTTTATAATAAAAAGTATATCGATGCGATAAAAAAGGCCAGAAAAGATTTTAGTTTTTACCTGACAAGCAATTCTATCCCCGGGGGATCAATTGCCATTTCAAAGGGAGGAGAACTCGTTTACTCGGAAGCCATGGGACTTGCGTCGAAAGATTTGGATGTTCCGGCAACCCGCAACACAAAGTTTAGAATTGGTTCGTTAACCGAACTTTTCACCTCTCTTACTTATCAGTTACTTGTTGAAAAAGGGACACTTCATCCCGATTCTTCTGTTCAGTACTATATGCCTGAATTCCCTGAAAAGAAATATAAAATCACACTGGAGAATCTTGTCAATAACACTTCAGGGATGCGCCCGGAAGGCTCCGGCAAAGAATACACAAACAAATTTAACCTTAGTCTGCAAAAAGGAATCGACTCCTTTAAGGACGACTCATTGATGGCGGAGCCCGGATATTACCAGTACGCTTCTTCTTTGAATTACAATCTTCTTGGGGCCGTAATGGAAAAAGCAACCCACAAAAACTTTGAAAAAATTGTTAAGGAATTGGTAACGGATACATTACATTTGGAAAATACAGTTTTTGACCACCCCCTTGGAACGATAAAAGGACGGAGTGATTTTTACGACCACAATATCGTTGCGTTGCTCATCAATGCCATCTCCATTGATTTACGCTCACAGGCTCCTTCAAAAGGCTTATTGTCCAATGCAGAAGATTTGGTAAAGTTGGGAAACGCCTTTTTATTTTCCGACTATATTTCTGAAGATATAAAAAAACGGATTTTTTCTCTTTCTACATTAAAATCGGGGCTTCTGGCCCAAAACAGCAATGGTTGGTTAGTTCTTGAAGATAATTACGGAAGAGAAGTTTACGCCAGAACAGGCTCAGTCGTTGGTGGTGGAGCTACAATCCTGATTTTTCCGGAAGAAGAACTCATTGTTGCCTGTACTGTCAATACCACAATGGATATGCAGGAGCCACCGGATTATAAAATAGCAACTTATTTTTTACCTGAACCTGAAAAGCCTCAGCAGACACCCGGTGAAGCTTCGGATTCAACTGCGACGGATAAATAG
- a CDS encoding DUF4230 domain-containing protein has translation METLILLGVILGLAAGAVISMYYYKYKNTQQLKEQSAVLLKQIKQVFKLVTVEGEFSEIFTHRNGKNIFFNLLQLEKKVILIVKARVMVGFDLTQIDIKIDSSNKKIRLSKFPHPQIISIDTDLEYYDIQKGIVNKLSEKDLTDISKKSKDFIREKVDESDLYLIAENQVKETIEFISQLANSVGWEMVTEKPPEKLPESNKTKH, from the coding sequence ATGGAGACTCTTATTTTGCTGGGAGTAATTTTGGGGCTTGCTGCAGGTGCGGTAATTTCGATGTATTACTACAAATACAAAAACACGCAACAACTAAAAGAACAGTCAGCAGTATTACTAAAACAAATAAAACAGGTTTTTAAACTGGTTACTGTCGAGGGCGAATTTTCGGAGATATTTACCCACCGAAACGGAAAAAATATATTCTTTAACCTCTTGCAGCTGGAGAAAAAAGTAATCCTTATTGTAAAGGCCAGGGTAATGGTTGGCTTTGATCTAACGCAGATCGACATCAAGATTGATTCATCAAACAAAAAAATACGGCTATCAAAATTCCCTCATCCTCAAATTATTAGCATTGACACAGATCTCGAATACTACGATATTCAGAAAGGGATAGTAAATAAACTTTCAGAAAAAGACTTGACTGATATCTCAAAAAAATCAAAAGATTTTATCCGGGAAAAGGTAGATGAAAGTGATTTGTATTTGATTGCGGAAAACCAGGTAAAAGAAACCATTGAATTTATCAGTCAACTCGCAAATTCAGTAGGCTGGGAAATGGTAACAGAAAAACCACCTGAGAAACTGCCTGAATCCAATAAAACAAAACATTAA
- a CDS encoding TraR/DksA family transcriptional regulator, whose product MPELNKPEIRQKIKSEIQKTEKLISEYIELTQPIEPENAIGRISRMDAINNKSVTEAALRKAREKLDKLKFALSKIDEENFGICIQCKAPIPIGRLLIMPQSQTCVKCSC is encoded by the coding sequence ATGCCGGAGCTTAACAAACCTGAAATAAGACAAAAAATTAAATCTGAAATTCAGAAAACAGAAAAGTTGATTTCTGAATACATCGAACTAACGCAACCGATTGAGCCGGAAAATGCAATCGGCCGTATTTCGCGAATGGACGCCATTAACAACAAAAGTGTTACGGAAGCAGCATTGAGAAAAGCCAGGGAAAAGCTGGATAAACTAAAGTTTGCACTTTCAAAAATTGATGAAGAGAATTTTGGAATTTGTATTCAGTGTAAAGCACCCATTCCGATTGGTCGTTTGTTAATTATGCCCCAATCGCAAACTTGTGTAAAGTGTAGCTGTTAA